The following coding sequences are from one Melanotaenia boesemani isolate fMelBoe1 chromosome 19, fMelBoe1.pri, whole genome shotgun sequence window:
- the LOC121629567 gene encoding uncharacterized protein LOC121629567 has protein sequence MRATVIDHVIVHGMTMTEAGQRVQPNLSRFSVGTIIRAFREHNRVERLPFAGGRASRFTPAQEVLIVDMVRENNVIRLREIRERIIGDNLNFPTIDNVSLTTIDRVLKRQRVRMKQAYRVPFERNSGRIKHLRHQYVQRMFQLESMARPHEFIFVDEAGFNLTKRRRRGRNIIGQRAIVDVPGQRGGNINLCAAMSSRGLLHQHAELGAYNTERLLTFLGELRDVLHDNDHLNARPADHHDQQIPGPADLPIYVILWDNVSFHRSIQVREWFNINQQFINVCLPPYSPFLNPIEEFFSAWRWKVYDRQPYTRENLLRAMDLACDDVAVEAFQGWVRHARAFFPRCLAMDNIACDVDEVLWPDPARRRDASP, from the exons ATGAGAGCAACAGTCATTGACCACGTCATTGTCCACGGCATGACAATGACCGAAGCGGGACAACGAGTCCAACCAAACCTCAGCAGATTCTCAGTGGGCACCATTATTCGGGCCTTCAGAGAACACAACAG AGTTGAAAGATTGCCATTTGCAGGTGGGAGGGCTTCCAGATTCACACCAGCCCAAGAGGTCCTCATTGTGGATATGGTTCGGGAGAACAATGTGATCAGACTACGGGAGATACGGGAGAGGATCATTGGTGACAATTTGAACTTTCCGACCATTGACAATGTCAGCCTGACAACCATAGACAGAGTCCTCAAGCGCCAGAGAGTAAGAATGAAGCAGGCCTATAGGGTACCCTTTGAGCGCAACTCTGGAAGAATAAAACACCTCCGTCACCAGTATGTGCAA AGGATGTTCCAGTTGGAGTCCATGGCCAGACcccatgaatttatatttgtggATGAGGCTGGCTTCAACCTcacaaaaaggaggaggagaggccgTAACATCATAGGACAGAGAGCTATCGTTGATGTGCCCGGCCAACGTGGAGGAAACATCAATCTCTGCGCTGCCATGAGTTCTAGAGGGCTTCTCCACCAGCATGCTGAACTTGGTGCCTACAACACTGAGCGTCTCCTCACCTTCCTAGGAGAGCTCAGAGATGTTTTGCATGACAATGACCACCTGAATGCTCGGCCAGCAGATCACCACGACCAGCAGATTCCTGGGCCAGCTGATCTTCCCATATACGTCATCCTCTGGGACAATGTTAGCTTCCATCGCAGCATCCAGGTCAGAGAGTGGTTTAACATCAATCAGCAATTCATTAATGTGTGTCTGCCACCCTACTCTCCGTTCCTAAACCCAATAGAGGAGTTCTTCTCAGCATGGCGGTGGAAGGTCTATGACCGCCAACCTTACACTAGAGAGAACCTTCTCAGGGCTATGGACCTGGCCTGTGAtgatgtggctgtggaggcgTTCCAAGGCTGGGTGCGGCATGCCAGGGCATTCTTCCCACGTTGTTTGGCTATGGACAATATTGCCTGTGACGTTGATGAGGTCCTGTGGCCCGACCCAGCCCGACGACGTGATGCCTCTCCATGA